A genome region from Myxocyprinus asiaticus isolate MX2 ecotype Aquarium Trade chromosome 12, UBuf_Myxa_2, whole genome shotgun sequence includes the following:
- the spega gene encoding striated muscle preferentially expressed protein kinase produces the protein MKKIWSKKRFQRAGHSSRTFGSFTHVFRLCRKQSNDSDHTEDESGEPRVSMEMKEQSTPPQGQAVDSRLTSSGKTVVSHIPCDGLVVERELRVLGSRAPGFQDPLPPAQQTNAVCVESPPVRHLGVEALVRASQISVYYPAVGSEESMSLTSDNYGSVFSLYRRRTFSIYSAQE, from the exons ATGAAGAAAATTTGGTCAAAGAAAAGATTCCAG AGAGCTGGACACTCTAGCAGGACATTTGGGAGTTTCACTCATG TTTTTCGCTTGTGCAGGAAGCAAAGCAATG ACTCAGATCACACAGAGGATGAAAGTGGAGAGCCTCGGGTGTCTATGGAGATGAAGGAACAGTCCACACCTCCTCAGGGGCAAGCAGTCGACAGTCGACTCACAA gCAGTGGAAAGACAGTGGTTTCCCATATCCCATGTGACGGTCTAGTAGTGGAGAGGGAATTGCGAGTTCTGGGCTCCAGAGCTCCTGGTTTTCAGGATCCCTTGCCACCTGCCCAGCAAACAAATGCTGTGTGTGTTGAAAGCCCTCCAGTCAGACACCTGGGGGTTGAGGCTCTCGTGCGGGCTTCACAAATAAGTGTGTACTACCCCGCAGTGGGGTCGGAGGAGAGTATGTCCTTAACCAGTGACAACTATGGTAGTGTTTTCAGCCTCTATCGAAGAAGGACGTTTTCCATTTACAGTGCTCAAGAGTAA